The nucleotide sequence TCGAAGCCCTGCGCCTGCAGCGCCGCGACCTCTTTGGGCGAGCTGTTCGCCGCGCTGCCCAGGGTCAGCACCGGCACGCCGCGCTCGAGGAGGAAGCGAATCTCCTTCTCCGATCCGTTTTCCTTCGTGCCGATCACCAGGTCGGGTTTTAGGCGCAGGATGGGCTCGGGAAAGGCCTTCAGGTAGTCCGCGACCTTGGGCAAGGCCTGCGCCGCCTCGGGGCGCCGGCACCATTGCGTGACGCCGACCACTTGGGCGCCGAGGCCCAGCTCGAAGAGGATTTCGGTCAAGTTGGGCTTGAGCGAGACGATGCGGGAATAGGCGAAGGCGGGGAGGGCGGGCGCAAGCCAAAGCAGGACGGCGAGGGCCAAGCTGAGCGCCGCGCGCATGTCAGGCCGGGTTTTCCTCACTCGGGGCACCCATTTCGTCGAGCCATTTTTCGAAAATCTTGTCCTGGGTCTCGAGGAAGAAGCTCATGCCCTGGATCTCGGCGCTGTTGTGGCCGCGGATGTCGCGCATCAGGGCCTGGGTGCGCTGCCGCAGGCGGCGGATCTCGGAGATGCAGGACTCTTGGGGCAGGTCGCGGGTGAAGAGCTGATCGCGGTCCAGGTAGATTGCGACGAAGCGCTCGTAGATCGCCAAAATCTCGGAGAGGCGCTTGTGCTCGACGTTGCTCGCGCGCAGCCGGGCCTGGGCCGCGGCGAAGTGGGCCTGGGCCTGGGCGTAGTCGGCCCGGCTTAAGGCCAGTTTTCCGTACATGAAGTGCGGCTCGGGGGCGTCGGGGTGCTTGTCGGCCACGCGGTTCAGCAGGCGGGTCGCCTGGTCGGCCTGGCCGTATTGGCTTAAGGCCCGGGCCTTCATCATCAAGACCTCGCTGGAGCCGCTCAGGCGGAAGGCGAGGTCGTAGAAACGGATGGCCCCCGGCATCTGCTGGAGCTGCTCGAGCTTGTTGCCGATGCTCTTGAGATATTCGGCGACGCGCGACTCGCGGTCTTCGACGCGGACTTCCGAGACCGTCTTGTCTTCGAAGCTGTCGATGGGGGAGGCGAAGGAGATGCCCTCGAGGTTGTTGGGGAGGGCGGAGCGAAGCTGGGCGATGTCCTCTTCCGCGATGCGCGGCGTGCAGAGCTCGACGCATTTTCCGCGGGTCCGGTTGTAGATAAAGATGGAGGCCATGCTTAATGCCCGTTACACCCTGAGATTACAGCACACACCCACCTGATCGTGACGCGTCCTGGAACCGCCCCGCGTGAGGGGCGGATAACCCTTCTGTACGTCCTTGTCAACCGGCCGCGTAACCGAAAGGTTACCGGTGGGCACCCGTCTGACGCTGCATTGCGTCAAACGTCACAGGCGGCCAATTTCTATTATCGGCGAGCAGCGAAAATAGATTCGGGGCAATACCTTATGACCGACCTGCAGCGGGGTTTAAGGTTTTCGGCCGACCGCAACCGCAAAATCCTCTAAAGACAGGGCCGTCGCCTTTTTGTGAAGCGGGTATTTGTCATTCCCCGGATACAAAACATCCTTGAAA is from Deltaproteobacteria bacterium PRO3 and encodes:
- a CDS encoding tetratricopeptide repeat protein; protein product: MASIFIYNRTRGKCVELCTPRIAEEDIAQLRSALPNNLEGISFASPIDSFEDKTVSEVRVEDRESRVAEYLKSIGNKLEQLQQMPGAIRFYDLAFRLSGSSEVLMMKARALSQYGQADQATRLLNRVADKHPDAPEPHFMYGKLALSRADYAQAQAHFAAAQARLRASNVEHKRLSEILAIYERFVAIYLDRDQLFTRDLPQESCISEIRRLRQRTQALMRDIRGHNSAEIQGMSFFLETQDKIFEKWLDEMGAPSEENPA